CTGAGGCAGCCAAAATTTTTGGAGAAAGGCACTCATTTTTACATTATTTGTTATGAGACATCCACATCTGGATATTGTCCCTTGACATTGCTTAGATCACTAGCCAAGGTCTGCTATTATTCAACTGATCGGTAGCTTATGGATAGATAGACTGATCTTTACTTATATTAGCGAGTGAAAGGTAGCTTGTTTGCCACTTTCTGGACGAAGTATTTTAATATAGGACGATTCGCATGTGAGGGAATTTCATTTTGGGatagattattttattttaaaagcacTAGTACACTAAACATGGATGTTTTACCTTTAATTTATCAGGTTTCGCTTTTGTTTACATGGAGGATGACAGAGATGCTGAGGATGCCATTCGTGCACTTGATCGAATTGAATTTGGTAGAAAGGGCCGTAAACTTCGTGTTGAGTGGACTAAGGTAATGTATCTGTCTGAGATTCTCTTCGTGCTATAGCCTGCTGACCGTTATTTGAATGATTTTTATTGGCCCGAGCTTTTTTCTCCCCGCACAGCAAGAACGAGACCGGGGTATCAGGCGTCCCGAGGCCTCCAGAAAACCATCGTCTAATTCAGGACCCTCAAAGACCCTGTTTGTCATCAACTTTGACCCATATCATACCAGAACAAGGGATTTGGAAAGACATTTTGATCCCTATGGCAAAATTCTGAATGTAAGGATCAGGAAAAATTTTGCCTTTATTGAGTACGAATCTCTCGAAGATGCAATTAAAGCTTTGGACGCTACTAATTCAAGGTAAATGATGCTCTGCCAGCGGTTGTTTACTATAGTGCTCGTAGTTGATGTGTACATTGCCTAATACTCTATTATTTTGGATATTTGACACAGTAAACTGTTGGATCGAGTCATAACTGTTGAGTTTGCTATCAAGGATGATGATGCAAGGCGAAATGGTTTTATTCCAGATCAATCCCGTGATAGATCACATGGGAGAGGCTATGATCGGATGCGATCTCCCAGTCCTAGAAGGGAAAGGGGAAGAAGTCCCGACTATGGACACAATAATGGACATAGCCCAAATCCACGTCGTCGAGAGCGAGCTAGTCCTAAATATGATCTTAGGTCTAGTCCGAGCCCCAGCCATAAAGAAAGTGAGCCTAAATATGGTCGTGACCTCTGCACTAGTCCCATGAATGAAAGAAACCCTCTTTACAATGACAAACACAACCCAGTTCCTCTTAGAGACAGGTCCGACGATGTCAGGATGCGCAGCCCGTGCAGCCCCAGTCCTGGGAAAAGAGCAACTCCAGATTATGGTCAGGGTTCGAGCCCAAGTCCTCCAAGAGGGCAAAGACAGAGAGTTGGCCTTGACGATTTTGATCGTGAGCAGAAACCTGCTTACAGTGATGGAGAAAGCCCTCCACAAGAGAGATATGGGAGGTATGACCCTTTTAATGTTTCTCCCTTTGGTTTCTGTATCTGACTTTTTTTAACTGATATATTATCTTTTTAGTCAATAATTCCTAATCTAACCAATTTCTATGATCCAGTCAATCCCTCGTGGCGAGAGGGAGATCTGGATCTCGGTCTTGACTGCAGACGTCTGCTGAGAGGCATGGT
The sequence above is a segment of the Primulina tabacum isolate GXHZ01 chromosome 6, ASM2559414v2, whole genome shotgun sequence genome. Coding sequences within it:
- the LOC142548669 gene encoding uncharacterized protein LOC142548669 isoform X2, producing the protein MEDDRDAEDAIRALDRIEFGRKGRKLRVEWTKQERDRGIRRPEASRKPSSNSGPSKTLFVINFDPYHTRTRDLERHFDPYGKILNVRIRKNFAFIEYESLEDAIKALDATNSSKLLDRVITVEFAIKDDDARRNGFIPDQSRDRSHGRGYDRMRSPSPRRERGRSPDYGHNNGHSPNPRRRERASPKYDLRSSPSPSHKESEPKYGRDLCTSPMNERNPLYNDKHNPVPLRDRSDDVRMRSPCSPSPGKRATPDYGQGSSPSPPRGQRQRVGLDDFDREQKPAYSDGESPPQERYGSQSLVARGRSGSRS
- the LOC142548669 gene encoding serine/arginine-rich splicing factor RS31-like isoform X1, with product MRSIFCGNFEYDARQSDLERLFRRYGKVDKVDMKSGFAFVYMEDDRDAEDAIRALDRIEFGRKGRKLRVEWTKQERDRGIRRPEASRKPSSNSGPSKTLFVINFDPYHTRTRDLERHFDPYGKILNVRIRKNFAFIEYESLEDAIKALDATNSSKLLDRVITVEFAIKDDDARRNGFIPDQSRDRSHGRGYDRMRSPSPRRERGRSPDYGHNNGHSPNPRRRERASPKYDLRSSPSPSHKESEPKYGRDLCTSPMNERNPLYNDKHNPVPLRDRSDDVRMRSPCSPSPGKRATPDYGQGSSPSPPRGQRQRVGLDDFDREQKPAYSDGESPPQERYGSQSLVARGRSGSRS